One genomic segment of Peribacillus sp. FSL H8-0477 includes these proteins:
- a CDS encoding 2-oxoacid:acceptor oxidoreductase subunit alpha: MINQLSWKVGGQQGEGIESTGEIFCIALNRLGYYLYGYRHFSSRIKGGHTNNKIRVSTTQNRSISDDLDILIAFDQETIDVNYEELHDNGIIIADSKFKPVPPDTKAVLVSIPFTEIAADLGTSLMKNMVAIGSTCAVLGMNIDVFSGVVNEIFGRKGEEIVKKNMAAIEAGYEHMKEALAGNVGKMMLEEADGKKRMFMIGNDAIALGAIAGGCRFMAAYPITPASEIMEYLIKKLPPLGGTVIQTEDEIAAATMAIGANYGGVRAITASAGPGLSLKMEAIGLSGITETPLVIVDTQRGGPSTGLPTKQEQSDLMAMIYGTHGEIPKIVMAPSTVEEAFYDTAEAFNLAEEYQCPVIILSDLQLSLGKQTVEPLDYGRVEIRRGKLQQQGTLPVLEGNEYYKRYEVTEDGISPRVVPGMFNGIHHVTGVEHDESGKPSESAVNRKSQMDKRMRKIKKLSFKTPVYKNTPHLEPDLLIVGFISTRGGIEEAIGRLEADGLKVNHAHIRLLHPFPADEMFPLVQSAMKVVVIENNATGQLANILKMNVGQINKINSILKYDGNPFLPHEIYAQCKELFIDGDV; encoded by the coding sequence ATGATCAATCAACTTTCATGGAAAGTTGGCGGACAGCAAGGCGAAGGGATTGAAAGTACAGGGGAAATATTCTGTATTGCTTTGAACCGGCTGGGCTATTACCTATATGGTTACCGTCATTTTTCTTCGCGTATCAAAGGCGGTCATACCAATAATAAAATTAGAGTCAGTACAACCCAGAACCGATCAATTTCAGATGACCTTGATATTCTGATTGCTTTTGATCAGGAAACGATCGACGTTAACTACGAAGAACTTCATGACAATGGAATTATCATTGCTGATTCAAAATTCAAACCTGTTCCACCCGATACAAAGGCGGTGCTAGTCAGTATTCCTTTTACTGAGATTGCAGCAGATTTAGGAACCTCATTGATGAAAAATATGGTGGCTATTGGATCTACATGTGCTGTTCTTGGTATGAATATTGATGTGTTCAGCGGAGTGGTCAATGAAATATTTGGTCGTAAAGGGGAAGAAATTGTCAAAAAAAATATGGCTGCCATTGAGGCAGGCTATGAACATATGAAAGAAGCGTTGGCTGGAAACGTTGGAAAGATGATGCTTGAAGAAGCAGACGGCAAGAAGCGAATGTTTATGATAGGTAATGATGCAATAGCTTTAGGAGCCATCGCAGGAGGCTGTCGATTTATGGCTGCTTATCCTATAACTCCTGCTTCTGAAATTATGGAATATTTGATAAAGAAATTGCCGCCATTAGGCGGTACGGTAATACAAACGGAAGATGAAATTGCTGCCGCAACGATGGCTATAGGAGCGAATTATGGTGGTGTAAGAGCAATTACTGCATCAGCAGGACCAGGGTTATCTTTGAAAATGGAAGCAATCGGTTTGTCCGGTATAACGGAGACGCCGCTGGTGATTGTTGATACACAGCGTGGTGGTCCTTCGACAGGATTACCAACTAAACAAGAGCAATCTGATCTTATGGCGATGATCTATGGAACACATGGAGAAATTCCCAAGATTGTCATGGCTCCGAGTACCGTGGAAGAGGCATTCTATGATACAGCTGAGGCATTCAATTTAGCTGAAGAGTATCAGTGTCCAGTGATCATTCTCTCTGATTTACAGTTGTCGCTTGGAAAGCAGACTGTTGAGCCTTTGGATTATGGACGAGTTGAAATTAGACGCGGTAAACTTCAGCAACAGGGTACACTCCCAGTGCTTGAAGGCAATGAGTATTACAAACGATACGAAGTAACGGAAGATGGTATTTCGCCTCGTGTAGTACCAGGTATGTTTAACGGCATTCACCATGTGACCGGTGTCGAACATGATGAATCAGGAAAACCATCTGAGTCAGCGGTCAATCGTAAGAGTCAGATGGATAAACGGATGCGGAAGATTAAAAAGCTATCTTTTAAAACACCGGTATACAAAAATACCCCTCATTTGGAACCTGATCTGTTAATCGTCGGTTTTATATCAACAAGGGGCGGAATTGAAGAAGCGATTGGACGGCTTGAGGCTGATGGACTGAAAGTGAATCACGCACATATACGGCTGCTTCACCCATTCCCTGCTGATGAAATGTTCCCGCTGGTTCAGTCTGCTATGAAAGTAGTTGTAATTGAAAATA